The sequence GCTTCTACCTGTCCGCGGTCGGCGGCTGACCCGCCCCGCGCCGGGTCGCCCAGGCGGACAGGGCCGCGCCCGGCGTTGTTCCTATAGTGGACGGCATGGAGGTCGACCTCGGACTGCGGTGCCCCAGCTGCAGCGAGCCGTGGCTCCGTCCCACCAACCTGCCGGGGCGGTACCGCTGCGTGAACTGCCTGCTGCGGTACGAGCTGCGATCGGTGTGCCCCAACTGCGGGGAGCACTCGACGATCGTGCGCATGTCGAAGACGGCCACGCTCGCCTGCAACCACTGCGGGTCGTCGATGCTCGTGCAGGTCTAGGGCCGCGGGCGCGGGGCGGCGCGCCACCCCGCGCGCACCCGCAGCGGCGTGTCGTCCGCCCGCGCTAGGCGTCCGCGCCGCGCAGGACGACGTCGAGCAGCGCCGCGGCCGCGGGCGACGGGCGCGCGTCGCGAAGGACGGCCACGGCGGTCCGGTGCATCAGGGCGGGGTCGCGCAGCGGCACGACCGCGACCGCGGGTCCGTCGGCCCGCGCGTCCGACGCGGGCATCACCCCGACGGCCAGGCCCTGCGCCACGAGGGCTCGCGCGCGGTGCGGGTCGGCGGTCTCGAAGGCCAGCCGCAGCGTCGCGCCCGCCGCGTCGGCGGCGTCCTCGAGCTGGCGGCGGATCGTCGCGCCTCGGTGGAAGGCGACGACGCGGTCCCCGGCCAGGTCGGCGACGGTCACGTCGTCCCGCGCGGCGAGCGGGTGCCCCGGCGGCACCACCGCCACGAGCGGCTCGCTCGCGATCCGGCGCACCGCGACGGCGGCGGGCACGGCCGCGCCCTCGGCGACGAGGGCCAGGTCCAGGCTCCCGGCCTCCAGGTCCGCGAGCAGCTCGACGGTCAGCGCCTCGCGGACGTCCACGTCGATCCCGGGGTGTGCGCGCAGGAAGCGCCCGAGCAGCGCCGCGACGTCGACCGCACCGGGGGTCCGCGTGACGCCGACGGTGACGCGGCCCGAGCGGACGCCGCGCAGCGCGTCGAGGTCCTGCTCGAGCGTCTCCATCTCGCGCAGCACCCGCCGGGCGCCCGCCGCCAGCGTCCGCCCCGCGTGCGTCAGGCGCACGCTCCGCGTCGAGCGCTCCACGAGCCGCAGCCCGGTCTCCGCCTCGAGCCGCTTGACCTGCTGCGACAGCGCGGGCTGCGCGATGCCCAGGCGGCGGGCGGCCCGGGTGAAGTGCTCCTCCTCCCCGAGGGCGACGACGGAGCGCAGGTGCCGCAGATCCATAACCGAACCGTATAGGTGGCGCCCCCGGATGGTCTTGGACTTCTGAGCGCCGACGGGCGAAGCTCGGCCCATGACCGCACCGCCGCCTGCCCCGAAGGTCGTCGCCGGCCCCGACGCC comes from Patulibacter sp. SYSU D01012 and encodes:
- a CDS encoding zinc-ribbon domain-containing protein, which gives rise to MEVDLGLRCPSCSEPWLRPTNLPGRYRCVNCLLRYELRSVCPNCGEHSTIVRMSKTATLACNHCGSSMLVQV
- a CDS encoding LysR family transcriptional regulator, with the translated sequence MDLRHLRSVVALGEEEHFTRAARRLGIAQPALSQQVKRLEAETGLRLVERSTRSVRLTHAGRTLAAGARRVLREMETLEQDLDALRGVRSGRVTVGVTRTPGAVDVAALLGRFLRAHPGIDVDVREALTVELLADLEAGSLDLALVAEGAAVPAAVAVRRIASEPLVAVVPPGHPLAARDDVTVADLAGDRVVAFHRGATIRRQLEDAADAAGATLRLAFETADPHRARALVAQGLAVGVMPASDARADGPAVAVVPLRDPALMHRTAVAVLRDARPSPAAAALLDVVLRGADA